The sequence AAGCAGGACGTGGCCGCAGAGTTCCCGGAGGTGCTGGACCCTCGGACGGGTGACGTGGCCCTGGGCCAAGCCATCCTGCCCGTGTGGATCCTGGAGGACGGCACGTACGCGTTCGACAACTTCCTCACCGGAGAGTTCAGTGTGGGCGTCAGCAGTAGGCTGGGCGCCTACGCCTTCACCGGGACTGAACCCACGGTGCACGGCACCGGTGACATGGCCGATGTGTCCATCGGCTGGTGGATCTCCTACGAACTGGAGGACCTGGGACGGGCCATGGAGTACAACCACCTCACCGTGGACCAGGTGAGTCCGGCAGCCGTGTTCTGGGCGGTCTTCTTCAGCGCGTGGACCGGGATCCTGACCGTCATCATGCTCGGCCTGGCCGTGGTGGAAGCCGGCCGGCGCCGGGTGGGCACCGCTGCGGTCCGCCGCCAACTGGCCGGGCTGCGGACCGACCTCGAGCAGCTGGCCCTGGGTCTGGACCTCTCCCGGTTGGACATGGTCGCGGTGCTGGGCCTGGATTCGGCGACCGGCGGCCGGGCGGAGCAGGCCGACCAGCGGCTCTACGAGTCCGCGCTGGTCACGGCATGGCGCGAGGTGGACGCCCTGGAACGGTTGCCGCGCCGGGAACAGCGCGGCGAAGCGTGGGAGGCCCGCGTCCGCCACGTGCGGCGCTTGGTGACGACCCTGGCCACCCAACAGGCCGATGTGGCGCGCCGCGCCGACGCTCTGCTGCGCAGCCAGCGGTTCGGTTGACCGCTGTGCGGGCAAGAGCTGGGTACAACTACACCAATCGTGCCGGGCCACAGTGATCATCACTGTGGCCCGGCACGATGAGAGTGGCTGCGGAGAACCGGATCAGTACCGGGCGGCCGTGCCCATCATGTTCGTGGGGCTGTAGTCCACGTCAGTGACGGAGACACCCTCGGTGTAATTGCGGGCGTGAGCGATCTTTCCATCACCCACGTACATGGCCACGTGGTAGATGCCAGAGGCCGATCCGTTGTTGGACCAGAACACCAGGTCACCGACCTGCAGATCGTCCAACCCCACATACTGGCTGGCCCCGGAGAACTGCGCGCCGGAGGTCCGCGGGATGTCCACGCCGGACTGGGCGAAGGCGTTCTGGGTGAATCCGGAGCAGTCATAGGCGGACGGCCCGTTGCCACCGTAGGAGTAGCCCACAGAGGAGTCATTGGCAGTGGACACGGCCCAGTCTGCCGCCGCTCCGTAAGAGCCGGACGTCGAGGAGTAGGAGGCCAGCTGGTAGCTGGCACCTTCGCTCGAGGATCCGGCCGAGGCGGTGGAGTAGTCCGAGGCGGAAGACGTCTCGGAAGAGCTCGAGGAGGAGCCCTGGTAGCTCCAGTCCTGGTAGGACGAGGCCTGCTGCGAGCCATCGTTGGCGGAGGCGGGGGCCACCCCGGCCAGCAGGGCGCCGGCAGCGGTGGTCACGCCGAGGGCTCCGACGGTCAGGGAGCGGCGACGGCGGGACCGGCGGGCCTGCAGCTCGGCGGCCAGGCGGTCACGGCGGGTGGGGTAGTTCATGGATTCATACCTTGTTCGACGACGGTGTACACACGGCGGTCCCCGGATCCGAACAGCGCCCGCCCCGTGGCCTTCACAGGCTGGAGTGGGTCACCGTCCGACATCCGCTGGGGTTATCGGACCGTTACTTAAAGGTACAGGTTCGTTATTAAACCGCAACCTTGCGGCGGGCTGAACGGCCCCTGACCGCCATCTGGGTCCCATCAGCCCGCATAAACATCCGCGCTCAACTCACACCGTTATCACGCCGTGACCAGGCGTTCCGGCACGCCCAGGGTCCGCCAGTACTTCACGCAGACATACAGGTCCCAGAGGACGACTACCCAGATGACCACCAGATAGAGCACGTCCACCCAGTCCGTGGCGCCGGAGGTCTGGAGGATGCCGGAGCTGATCGCGGGGTCGATGACCTGCTGCGTCAGGACCAGCACGGTGAAGAACAGGCCGGCCACCACGTCCATCGCAGCCCTGGCCGCCAGTCGAGGCCGAGTGGTGCGGCCCCGGACGATCGTCCAGATGCCCAGCATCGCCTCTACGGCGAGGAGGACGTAGTAGGCCGGGAGCCAGAAGTTCCACAGGCCCTGGTTGACGAACGGTCCGCCGTCGTTCAAGTGGCCCACGTAGAAGAACGAGGTCGGGATCAGCGGCACTAGCGCCAAGAGCACCAGCATGACCAGGCCACCGATGGCCTCGGAGCGGGCCTCCCGTGCATGGGCCATCTCGATCCCCAGATCGTCGACGCTCCAATGCCGGGCCCCGTCCCGCGCAACGGCGGTCTTGTCCCGCGGCCGGGCGACGCGTTCGAAGACCCAGAAGAACAGGGTCACGGAACCCAGGATCCAGAACAGCGCGCTGATCAGCGGCCCCACGATCTGTCCGATCATGGCCCCGATATTGGCCTCGGCCTCCGTGGCGGAATACACCACGATGTTGACGATCAGGGAGACCATGAGGACCACCGGCACCAGCCACTGCAACGCACGCACGTAGACGGGATACAACTCCGGGCCGATCAGGTAGTTCGGCGCGTTGCGGTACCGTGCGGCCAGCCGGGCCGGGTCCCCGAGCTCCTCGAGGGCCTCTCGCTCGGCGGCAGCCTCGTCGGCACCGGTGGCGAGCCGCTCCTCTTGCATGTCCGAGATCAGGGCGGCCAACTCACGGGAGATGCCCTCGCGCTGTCCTTCGGACAGATGCGCGACGACCTGGTCGATGTAGCGACGGGTCAAAGCGGTCATCGTGGTGATTCCTTCCAGAGGGTGGCCAGGCTGGCCGTCAGTCGTTTCCATTCGTCCCGGAGCTCGTCGGCCATCCCGGCTCCGTCCTCGGTGAGGCTGTAGTACTTCCGTGGACGGGGCTCCTCCGTGTTCCACTCCGCCTTCAGGAGACCTTGGCCTTCCAGCCGGCGCAGCAGCGGGTAAAGCGTGTTGGCCTCCGCGTCCAGCCCCGCGGAGGCGAGGTACTCCAGCAGGGCGTACCCGTAGCGAGGGGTTCGGCAGGCCAGCAGGCAGGCGACCACGAGGGTGCCGCGCCGGAGTTCCTGCCGGTGGGTGGCAAGGGCGGAAGCCAGTTCTTCGTTCACGCCTCACACTTTACTGTGTGACACACACTATTACAACAGAGAAGAATATTTCGGCTCTACACGTGAGGACGAACCGGGCCCGCGGGCTGCCTCAGGAGGGCAACGTGGTCGGCGGATGCGTGCCCTGCTCGGCCGGAGTGATGTCATAGACGAGCCGGGCCCACTCCCCGATCTTCTCGGCGGACCGCAGCCGCAGCCGGTCCCAGAACATGTCGCCGGAGAACAGCGGTTTCCCGCGGGCCAGGGTCACCGGCGCCAGGGTGATGGCGATCCTGTCCAGCGCGCCAGCGGCCAGGAACTGGGCGGCCAGCCCCCCGCCGCCCATCATCCAGATGTCGCCGTCGCCGGCGGCCGCCCGGATCTCGGGAAGGTGCCGGCCGGCGTCGCCGTCGAGGATCCGCACATCTGCTCCGGCCGGAACGGGCAGCTGGCGGGTGGAGAACACGAACACCGGTTTCTTCCCCATGGACGAGGCCCACTTCTCCGGATGGGCCACGAGGTCCTCGATCGCCAGCACCCATTCATAGGTGGTGGAGCCCATCACCATGGCGGCGGCCGAGCCCATGAAGTCCGTGATGTCCGGTTGCTCACCCGGGATCTCGAAGAGCCAGTCCAGGGAATCGTCCTCGGTCGCGAGAAATCCGTTGAGGGTGGCAGCGGTTTCGTAGATGACGGCCATGCCCGCACGGTAGCAAGGGCCCGACGCCGGCAGGCAGGTCCCACAGCCCGCCGCCGGTTTCTCCGGTCGCGGCAATATTCTGGGCGACGATCCCGTTATGCCGGACATGACCTCGCACCCCGCCACCCGCCTGCCCGTGTCCCTCCTCGACCGCGCCAACACGATCGAGGGGGCCAGCGAGGCCGAGGTGTTGAAGGGTGTCATCGCCCGGGCCCAACGGGCGGAGCAGCTGGGATACTCGCGGTTCTGGGTGGCCGAGCACCACGGTGTACCCGGCATTGCCGGCTCCACCCCAACACTGCTCATGTCCGCCATCGCCGCCGCCACGGACCGACTCCGCGTGGGCTCCGGCGGGGTCATGCTGCCGAACCACCAGCCCCTGGTCGTGGCCGAACAGACCGCCACCCTCCAAGCCCTGTTCCCCGGACGCATCGACCTGGGCCTAGGCCGCTCCGTCGGGTTCACCCCGGCCGTCCGGGCGGCACTGCGCCGGGACAAGGAGGCCGCGCAGCAGTTCCCGCAGGACCTCGCCGAACTACTGGGGTTCCTCGGCGGCACCGGTCCGTTCACCGCACGCCCGCAGGACCATGCCGCCACCCCGGTGTTCGTCCTGGCGACCGGGCAGGGGCTGCGCTGGGCCGCGGAGGCCGGGCTGGCCGTCGTCGTGGGCGGGCCGTCCCTGTATCAGCGCGGCGGCGAGGCGGGACATGAAGGCCTCGCCCGGTACCGCCGCGACTTCCGCCCATCACCATGGTTCGCGGAGCCCTACGTCATCGTCTCGGCGAACCTCGCCGTGGCGGATACCCGCGAGGCGGCGCGGGACCTGGTCCTACCGGAGGCCTGGGCGCTGGCCCAGTCGAGGGTCAAGGGCGAGTTCCGCGCCCTGGAACCCGCCAGGGACGTCCGGGCGGTGATGCGCGGCGAGGGCGACGCCGGCTCCGTTACCGACCGCGACCGGCGGCGCGTGGAGGAGAACCTCGCCTCCGGGATCCACGGCACCCCGGACGAGGTGCGCGAGGCGGTGGAGTCGCTGGTGGACTTCACCGGCGCCGATGAGCTGCTGGTGACCGGCGGCATGAGCGATCCGGCCGGCCAGCGCCGCTCGGACGAACTCGTGGCGGGGTTGTTCGCCTGAGAGGGCGACCACCCGGTCTCAGGCCACGCTGCCTGGCCTCAGGTCAGGGTGGCGTCCACGGTGATGTCCTTGACACCGGCGAGCGCCTGGGACACCGGGCACTGGTCCTTGGCCTGGTCCGCGATCTTCACGAAGTCCTCGGTGGAGATCCCCTCGACCTGTCCCTTGATGACCAGCATGATGCCGGTGATGCCGACGCCGGCCTCGAAGGTGACGTCCGCGGTGGTCTCCAGGTGGGTGGGGGCGGTGCCGTTCTCCTTGAGCATGTTGGAGAACTGCATGGTGTAGCAGGTGGAGTGGGCGGCGGCGAGCAGTTCCTCGGGGTTCGTGGTAGCGCCCGCCTCCTCGGCCCGGGCCTTCCAATTCACGTCAAAGGTGGCGGCCTTGGATGTCTCGAGGGCGGTGGTCCCGGAACCGGTGAACAGGTCACCGTCCCACTGGGTGCTGGCCTTGCTGACGATCGGACGGGGCATGAAGTTCCTCCTGTGACGTCTGGACGTGCCGGGTTGCCGGACCGGTGACGGTGCCGACGTGGCCACCGTATCGCCATCGGTGCCCGAATGTCAGGGTGTGCCGCGGCCGGGATCACCGGGTCGGCATCACGGAGTCGTCATCACCGTGCAGATCACATGGGTAGTTCTCCCCACTGCGGATCTCTGGACGCGTCCCTACAATCGAACGGTGAGCGCCGGTGACGGACCAGCCGGGGCCATTCGCGCATCAACGGCAGCATGCCAGAGGACGAAGAGGAGGGCGGCACACCATGGGCGCCTATGAGATTGACCCGGTGGGACTCGGCGCGGTGATGCTCAACGCCGACGTCCACGTCCAGAACCTCCGGGATGACAACACCTTGACCACGGCCTTGTCCTCGGCGGAGAGCGCCGCCAAGGACGTCTCCGTGGTGGTCGAGGCGCTGTCCTCGTTCGAGGCGAACCTCGCCATCCCCGCCAAGGACAACATCATCAGCCTGTGCGAAGGCCGGCTGGTGGCCACCCAGACCTTGGTGGATGCCTATGTCGAGGCCTCGGCGGAGCAGGGCGAGAACGCCCGCATCTCCAGCGAGGCGATCGACACGGCCCGGGACACCCTGGACCGGGACCAGTACGGTGCCGTCGACCTGAACGAGCTCTGAAGGAGATCCCATGGCGCGTTTCCCCCAACTGGACAAGCTGGACGACTGGCCGGATCCGCAGACCATCCGTGATGCCGCCACGGACTTGAACACGGCCGGGGAGAAATACAAGACGGAGGTCGACGGCGCCAGGACCGAGTGGAGCTCCGTCACGGACTACTACCAGACGGACACGGGCCTGCAGATCCAATTGGCCGGCGCATTCAACCTGCCCTCGGACCGGGCCGAGAACCTGGCCACAGCCCTGGGCGAGGCAAAGTCGGCGCTCAACACCTGGGCCGGAGCCGTCGAGGCGTTGGAGACCCGCAACACGGACGCACAGGCCGCGGCATCCGCCTTCCCCGGGGGGCTCACGAGTGACGAGCCGGCGTACCAAGAGGAGATCGACCGGATCAATGGCCTGATCAACGGGGTCGTCACCGACTACGAGACCGCCAACGATGCCTGCGCCCAGACCCTGACCGGCATCACGGTTCCCATTGCGAACGAGCACGGCCAGGCCTTGGGCTGGGGCGGCATCACCACCGGCTATTTCGAGACGATCCTCGGCCAGGTGCACTACGAGTACCAGCCGCCGACCACCCCCACCTTCAGCCGTCGAGAGTTCCTCCGAGGCCTGCCCAACCTGGCCCAGGGCCTGGACCCCGACGGCAGACCGGTCAAGCTCGACGTTCCCGAACCGGACTTCAACCGGGACATCCAGATGACGCACACCGGCACTGACGCCGATGGCAACCGCCTGCGGCAGCCGAACGGCATCCGGATCGGTGGAGGCGCCCTCTCCGTCCTGGCCGCCGGCTTCACGTTCGCCAGCGAACGGCAGAAGGCCGAAGAACGCCTCCTCCAGGAGAATCCGAACCTCAGTGAGGAGGAACTCGAGAACGAGGTCGGTCAGGAGACCCTGGTCCGCGGCGGCACGGCCATCGCCACCGGGGTCGCCACCGGGGCGATCATCGGCTCGGTGGTCCCCGGGGCCGGCACCCTGGTGGGCGCCGGCGTCGGCCTGGTCATCGGCACCGGTGTTGCCGTGGCCCTGGAGTTGTCCGGATGGCAGGACGACATCAACGATTTCGTCATGGACGGGTTCAACAAGTATGTTCCGGAGGGAATCCAAGAGGGGGTCGGCGAGGCCGGTGACTTCGTCGGCGATCTCGTGACCGGCAATTGGGGAGAACTGTTCGATTGAGCGACTCGGCCACCTGGCGGAACCTGTCCTGGCAAGACCTCACGTTCGAGGTGCCGTCCAGCTGGCGGCAGCTGCCCGGTCAGGACCTGACCGTGGTGCATCCGCTTCGGGAAGATCTGGACTACACGCCGACCTTCACGGCGCGCTACGTTCCCTCTCGAGGCCGGTCCCTGCCCCAGCTGGCATCCCTGGCCGCCGCCGTGCTGACCAGTACCGCACCGGACTGTCTGTGGCTGGACACGGCCCCCTTCCGCCTGTCCTCCGGGACAGAAGTCCGCAACGGCCGTCGTCAGGTCTTCCTCCACGCGTCCCCGGCGGGTGAACTGGTCAGCTACCAATGGCTCATCGAGGACGGCGAGCGCCTCCTGGAGATGTCCGCGCACTGCACCGTGGCCCAAAGCCGGCATCTGCAGCCACTCATGCTCCACCTGGGCGGTTCCGTGCGCCGGTCCGGTGACGGCTCTGCCGCCGGGGGTCCCGTCGCCCCGACGCCCTTCGACGCGCGCCTGTCCGGCTTCCCGGACCGGGAGCCCCGGCTCGACGCGTCGGCCTCGAAGGCCCACGGGATGCCACTGGAGACCCTGGACAAGGTCCGCGGCTTCCAGGCCTGGTCCCACGAGGGTGGCTGGTTCGACGACGCGTCCGTGCGCCGGGTCGAGGCCGGCGGCGTCCTGGATCCCGAGACCTACGCCGGCCTGGGGCTGTCCGGGACGGGTCGTGACCGTCCCGCGGAGTTGCAGACCCTCGACTCACCGCACCGGCACACGGCCGTGCTGCACACCCCCCGTGGTTCCAGCTCCGTGGACCTGAGGCTGTCCCGGGACGGCTTCGCGGGCTGGGCGGCCCCGGGCCTGGTCGCGATGCTGGACCCGGATCCCGCGGTGGAGGCACACCGGCTGGCCGCTGACCGCCAGTTCGTCTCCGGCGCCTGGGACGCCCTGCCGAAGGCGGTGCTGTCCTGGGCGGGGGTCACCCCCGCCTGGCTCGGCTGGCCACCGGTCACCGTGGACTGGTCGGCCATCGAGGACCACGCCGGCCCGGGCTCGTGTGCCTCTGGAACGGCCGGAACAGCGGCGGCGGCCGCACTGCCGGAACCGTTGCGGGACGGCCGTTGGTGGCTGCTGCGCCTGGCCGGTACGGATGCCACGCCCCAGCCCTGGCTCATGACAGAGCGCCACGGCTGCTTCGCCATCACCGGCGAGCCCGGGGACGATCAGGCCACCCTGGTTCAGGTCAGCGCCCTCACCGTCTTCACCAGCCTGGTCGAATACTGGGACGAAGCCACCCGCGGGGTCACCGGCGGGTCCGGAACCTCCTGATGTGGTTCTTCCTCCTCATCGGCGCGGCATTCCTGGTCTTGGGCTGGGGTGCCTACGCCGGCTGGAACCGACGGTGGCTCTCCCGACCGCTCATCTACGCCGGCCACCTTGGACCGGCCATGGTTCCCATGGGCGCCGGCTTCGTCCTGATGGGACTGTCCACTCCCGTTGCCGATCTCTTCGCCACCGGAGGCCCGACGACGGCCAGCGGCCTCGCCTGGTCCGTGGGCTTCTTCGGCGGGTTGGCCCTCGTGGTCGCCGGGCACTTCATGGGTACCTCGGGCATGCCCGCCCGATGGCGGCCCCGCTGGGTCCGTGCCCTGGAGGGCCTGGCCCCCCGGCCCGGGGACCCCGCGCCTGCACCGGGCGACTTGGCGCCGAGCTGGTCCACGGTGGCCACGGGCACGGATTCGACCCCCGGTCCGACCGACTACGCCCCACCTCTCGAACCGATCCCCCAGAGTTCGGTGCAAGCTGTCATCAACGCCGCCTGGGGTGGCGCCCGCTCCCGGCAGAAGGACCAGGGGCAGCTCGAGCTGCTGCAGCGGCTGAACCTGGTGGACAGCCGGCTCCATCCCACTCCGGCCGGAGCCCTGATGGCCGCGCGGCTCTACTGGGAGTCTGCCGACACCCTGGTCATCGAGGCCACCCCGCCGGGCCGCCGTAGCGTGGTGGTGACGCTCGTGGACCACGAGGTCGCGGTGCTCGAGTTCCGTCAGGACTGGGGCCGGCCTGCCGAGGCCGGTGCCGGCCTCGGAGGTTTCGACGTGGTGCCCTATCGTTCCGAGGAGCACCTCGGCGAACTCCTGCGGCCCTGGGTCACCGCGGTCTGAACCACCGCCCTCTGAACCGCCACCTACGTTCCCCGCGTCCTCAGCCGGTCACCACCACATTCCCCACGGGACTGCCGGACTCGACGGTGGCCACCGCCTCCGCCGCCTCAGAGAACGGATAGACGGTGGAGACCACGGGGGTGAAGTGTCCCGCGGCCACCAGGTCGGCGACCTGCGCGTAGACCGCGGAGGTGCGGCGGCGGGTGACGGGCGCACCGCCGAGTTCCCGGGCCAGATCGTAGTCGGCCACACTGCGCAGTGGCAGCACGCTCGAATGGCTCGGGCCGGACGGTGCCCGCTCTACCCTTCCCCACCCGGATCCCCGCCCGGACCCTCCTGCTCCGCTGCCGGCCCGGAGAAGTCCGGCGGTTTCGCGCAGGGTGTCACCACCCACGGTGTCGATCACGCCGTCCACCCCGTCCGGGGCCAGGGCCCGCACCCGCTCGGTCCAGCCGTCTCCCTTGACCACATGGCGCGCGCCCAGTTCCTCGACGATCGGCCGCTTGGATTCCGAGGCCACGCCCAGCACGGTCAGCCCGCGGTCCCGGGCCAAGCCGCAGGCGGCCGTTCCCACACCGCCCCCGGCGCCGAGCACCACGAGCGTGGCGCCCTCGGGAAGATCGAGCTCGCCCAGGGCGTCGAAGGCGGTGCACACGGACACCGGCAGGGAGGCCGCCTGTTCAGCGGAGACCGCCTCGGGCCGCAGGGCCGTGCCGGCCGCACTGAGCAGGACCTGTTCGGCGAACCCACCGGTCCCGGCCGCCGTCGAGCCGAACACCGCGTCTCCGGGACGGAACTCGGTGACCCCGGGGCCGACGTCGAGCACCTCACCGGCCGCCTCACGGCCCATGGGCATGGGGAACCGGACCTCGATCCGATCCCGGCGCAACCCGGACCGGACCTTGATGTCCGCCGGGTTCACGCCAGCCGCGGCCAGGCGGATCAGCACCTGCCCCTCACCGGGCGTCGGGTCCTCCATCTCGAGGTGGTGCATGACCTCAGGACCGCCGTACTCCGTGTATCCGAAAGCTCGCATGCGGTCATCTAACCAGGTCCCGCCAGTGAACGGAGGCCGGTCTGCGCGGCGCCGGTCCCCGATCATGCCCTGGTGGCGAGCCACCGGGTGAGCAGCCTCGAACCTACCTGGCTCGAACGTACCTGAAATGCGGGCATTCGAGAGCTTGACATCACCTGACATGGACTGTTGCTGCCGCCGGACCGGGCCCGGTCCGGCGGCGGATTTCCGGGCGGTGACCGGGGATGGACCGGCCTGCCGTCGCGGCCATACTCTCCTGCTGTTCCCGCGCACTGAAGGCCTCCCCCGGCTCCGCGCGCAGGCACTGGCCCGTCCCGCCCGGGACGGTCCACTCGCAGCCGTTTCACCCTTCGGAGGACCCCCATGCGCACGTCCCGTGCGGCAGCCGCGGCCAGTTGTCTGGCCCTCGCCGTCACCCTCATCGCAGCACCCGCCCAGGCCCATTCGCCCACCCCACCCGCCCCGGAGACGGTGGCGCAGGGCCTCGTCGGGCCCCTGTCCGTCGCAGCCGGCCACCACGGTTCGGCCTACGTCACCCAGAGCTTCACGGGCACCCTGTCCAAGGTCAGCAGACGGGGGACTGTCACCACCGTCCACCAGATGCGGCCTCCCGTCAGCGAGGAGATGCCCAACGAACTGGTCGGCATCGACGTTGCTAAGGGGTCCACCTTCCACATCGAGTCCGATTTCGGTCGCGGCCCCACCAGCCACCTCGTCAAGACCTCCGAGCGTGGAAAGCGGACCGTGGCCAGCCGGGACTTCATCGCCCACGAGAACCGCAACAACCCCGATCGTCGGCAGACGTACGGGCTGCGCGGGCTGGACGCCACCTGTGCCGCCGAGGTGGCGGTGCTCGAGGAGGCCACCGGCCTACACCTCAATCGCTACCGGGGCATCGTGGAGTCCCACGCCTACCAACTCGATGTCCACGGGAACACCGCCTATGTGGCCGACGCCGCCGCGAACGCGATCCTCAAGGTCGACCTGAAGACCCGGCGCATCTCCACCGTGGCCGTCCTTCCCACCACCACCATCACGATGACGCCGGAACTGAAGGCCGGCTTCGATGCTCAACTGGGTGCCCCGGAATCGGGCCTGGCCGTGCCGGACTGCGTCGTCGGGGCGGACTACACCGTTGAACCGGTGCCCACGGACGTGCGGGTCGGACGCGATGGGAACCTGTACGTCTCCACGCTCCAGGGCAGCGCTGGAGAGATGGTGCCGATCAGCACGGTGTACCGGGTCAATCCGTGGTCAGGGAAGGCCCGGGCCGTGGCCAGTGGCATGCATGGCACCACCGGACTGGACGTGGACCGGAACGGGGACATCGTGGTGGCCGAGATGTTCGGCGGGGAGGTCTCCGTCATCAGGAAGGGCAAGACGTCGGCCACCACCCTCTTCGCGGCAGAGTCACCCGCCGATGTGGCCTTCGGCGGCTCCACCCTCTATGCCACCACGGGAACGTTCGGCAATGGTTCCCTGGTGACGTACGAACGGAAGGGGGGCCGCGGCTGACCGCTCCTCGTCGGCTGGGTCGGGTTCCGCAGGTCCACACCCGCAGAGCCCGGCCCAGCGGCGGGTCGCGCTGGTGCCGGATACCACTGGCGCCAGGTACGACTGCCGCCGCAGCCATAACGAACAGCCCTACGCCCCTACGCCCGGGTCGCCTCCTTGATCAGTTCCATGACAGCCCTGATCTTGCGCAGCCGTTCCGCCCCCGGCGCGTGCAGGGCACACAGGTGATTGGGGAGCAGGTCATTGGCGAGCGGCTTGTACACCACCTCGAGGCCGTCCACCGTGGTCGCACTGGCGGGCGGTGCGTTCGTCAGGGAATATCCGAGGCCACGGGCCACCAGGGATCGAATGGTCTCCATGGAGGACAGCGTCCACCGGATGTTCAGTTCCAACCCCAATCGGTGTGCCTGGGCCGTGATCCGCTCCACGGCTGGGGGGCCGTCCAGCAGGATCGCCGGTTCAGCTGCGATCTGGCCCCAGTCGACCGACTCCCTCTGGGCCGCGGGATGGCCTGCCGGCAGGACGGCGTGAAGCCGGACCTCACGCAAGGGCGTCATCGAGAGATCCGCCCCCA comes from Citricoccus muralis and encodes:
- a CDS encoding ScyD/ScyE family protein → MRTSRAAAAASCLALAVTLIAAPAQAHSPTPPAPETVAQGLVGPLSVAAGHHGSAYVTQSFTGTLSKVSRRGTVTTVHQMRPPVSEEMPNELVGIDVAKGSTFHIESDFGRGPTSHLVKTSERGKRTVASRDFIAHENRNNPDRRQTYGLRGLDATCAAEVAVLEEATGLHLNRYRGIVESHAYQLDVHGNTAYVADAAANAILKVDLKTRRISTVAVLPTTTITMTPELKAGFDAQLGAPESGLAVPDCVVGADYTVEPVPTDVRVGRDGNLYVSTLQGSAGEMVPISTVYRVNPWSGKARAVASGMHGTTGLDVDRNGDIVVAEMFGGEVSVIRKGKTSATTLFAAESPADVAFGGSTLYATTGTFGNGSLVTYERKGGRG
- a CDS encoding dihydrofolate reductase family protein; this translates as MAVIYETAATLNGFLATEDDSLDWLFEIPGEQPDITDFMGSAAAMVMGSTTYEWVLAIEDLVAHPEKWASSMGKKPVFVFSTRQLPVPAGADVRILDGDAGRHLPEIRAAAGDGDIWMMGGGGLAAQFLAAGALDRIAITLAPVTLARGKPLFSGDMFWDRLRLRSAEKIGEWARLVYDITPAEQGTHPPTTLPS
- a CDS encoding PadR family transcriptional regulator, which codes for MNEELASALATHRQELRRGTLVVACLLACRTPRYGYALLEYLASAGLDAEANTLYPLLRRLEGQGLLKAEWNTEEPRPRKYYSLTEDGAGMADELRDEWKRLTASLATLWKESPR
- a CDS encoding NADP-dependent oxidoreductase; this translates as MRAFGYTEYGGPEVMHHLEMEDPTPGEGQVLIRLAAAGVNPADIKVRSGLRRDRIEVRFPMPMGREAAGEVLDVGPGVTEFRPGDAVFGSTAAGTGGFAEQVLLSAAGTALRPEAVSAEQAASLPVSVCTAFDALGELDLPEGATLVVLGAGGGVGTAACGLARDRGLTVLGVASESKRPIVEELGARHVVKGDGWTERVRALAPDGVDGVIDTVGGDTLRETAGLLRAGSGAGGSGRGSGWGRVERAPSGPSHSSVLPLRSVADYDLARELGGAPVTRRRTSAVYAQVADLVAAGHFTPVVSTVYPFSEAAEAVATVESGSPVGNVVVTG
- a CDS encoding C40 family peptidase, with the protein product MNYPTRRDRLAAELQARRSRRRRSLTVGALGVTTAAGALLAGVAPASANDGSQQASSYQDWSYQGSSSSSSETSSASDYSTASAGSSSEGASYQLASYSSTSGSYGAAADWAVSTANDSSVGYSYGGNGPSAYDCSGFTQNAFAQSGVDIPRTSGAQFSGASQYVGLDDLQVGDLVFWSNNGSASGIYHVAMYVGDGKIAHARNYTEGVSVTDVDYSPTNMMGTAARY
- a CDS encoding OsmC family peroxiredoxin produces the protein MPRPIVSKASTQWDGDLFTGSGTTALETSKAATFDVNWKARAEEAGATTNPEELLAAAHSTCYTMQFSNMLKENGTAPTHLETTADVTFEAGVGITGIMLVIKGQVEGISTEDFVKIADQAKDQCPVSQALAGVKDITVDATLT
- a CDS encoding HAAS signaling domain-containing protein; protein product: MTALTRRYIDQVVAHLSEGQREGISRELAALISDMQEERLATGADEAAAEREALEELGDPARLAARYRNAPNYLIGPELYPVYVRALQWLVPVVLMVSLIVNIVVYSATEAEANIGAMIGQIVGPLISALFWILGSVTLFFWVFERVARPRDKTAVARDGARHWSVDDLGIEMAHAREARSEAIGGLVMLVLLALVPLIPTSFFYVGHLNDGGPFVNQGLWNFWLPAYYVLLAVEAMLGIWTIVRGRTTRPRLAARAAMDVVAGLFFTVLVLTQQVIDPAISSGILQTSGATDWVDVLYLVVIWVVVLWDLYVCVKYWRTLGVPERLVTA
- a CDS encoding MsnO8 family LLM class oxidoreductase produces the protein MTSHPATRLPVSLLDRANTIEGASEAEVLKGVIARAQRAEQLGYSRFWVAEHHGVPGIAGSTPTLLMSAIAAATDRLRVGSGGVMLPNHQPLVVAEQTATLQALFPGRIDLGLGRSVGFTPAVRAALRRDKEAAQQFPQDLAELLGFLGGTGPFTARPQDHAATPVFVLATGQGLRWAAEAGLAVVVGGPSLYQRGGEAGHEGLARYRRDFRPSPWFAEPYVIVSANLAVADTREAARDLVLPEAWALAQSRVKGEFRALEPARDVRAVMRGEGDAGSVTDRDRRRVEENLASGIHGTPDEVREAVESLVDFTGADELLVTGGMSDPAGQRRSDELVAGLFA